The DNA region AAATAGTTCAAAAAGTGTCTGACAATTGAAACACTAGAATTAGGGCTGTGTTCATATATTCTTACAGAAAATGTCTTTGACCAACAAATTACTTGAGAAAGCAAcattatatgtttttgtttttaacattgcTAAAACCTGGTAAATCCCAGATAAGAATCAGAAATGTAGCTTCTTCAACCTTCTTTGGCAAGCTTCCTCCCTCTATATGAATTATGAAATGGCAATATTAGTTTAGTgagaattaaatgtttaattcttaataagctattaaaatgctattttaattcgtaaaaaaattttaaaattaatttttttatataaataattttagtctcTAGGCGatcttatgtaaattttttcttaaataattaagctatttatccattttaaaGTCTAGATAATTCTTTTAGTTTACGAAGTACTTTTGGAAACTAAAGATACTTCACCGATAGCAACAAATGGAAAGCTTCTGTGAGCCTACTGGTAACAGATTATAAGCTATGACGCTTCGCATTTCCCTCAAGGTCATTCATTATTTGTATGACGAGTCCTGTTCGAGAAACACATCTTTATAATGCCTGAGTCAATTCCTGCTAGATAAAAAGTGCTTTCTGTAATTagcttttttcatgaaaaagacATACAATTCAAAGCAAACACAGAGGCAGAGAAACAAAGTTTGCTCCTTGCATGACTGTGCTAGTCCTCACGTAATGCTTCTAGCCACAACATTGCTCAAAGGtttcaaatggaaaattttagaTCATCCATCCTGCACCCAATGACTTTCACATACTTTCACAATGCAGGGCAGAACTTTCACGATGTTGAGATCAAAACTTAAGTTGTTAACTGAAATGTGGTTCCAACAATGGGTAGTAAAGTTCTATGACTTACAAAAGCTTGTACCCAGAAATAACAAATGTTTTGACAACAGCAGTGActcgaaaaatagaaaatgcacCAGTAAGTAATTTGTAATGtacattaaatcaaatttttttcaagtgagTATGCAGCATTGTatctttacttttcaaaaatgcctCATAGTCAAAGCAATCAACAAATACagtaactaatttttcttagaaaaagagCAGCGAAAAACAccctaaatatcaaaaaataagatCATTAGTCCTATTTTCCGAGTATCTTGATAATGCAAGAACATGAAATTAAGATCAGAAAACTTATCAATAgagtgagtaaaaaaaataaatatattttgacatttCCTCAATCACATCGGAGCTTAATTTActgtatgcaaaacaaaatttctggaaaacGAAACCTAGGTAAAGTTAGAAATGAACCAAGGTAAAGTTAGGCGTTTTACTATCTCTGTCTAGCTTAAAATTGATACaacttttaatgtatttgaaaCTATTAACACTGTATTGCATTAAACtgcatattttgtaataaaaagatGTGACAAAGAATTCATACTCATAAATGATATGTCTTTTGTATACACAgatttttataatgcaataactataattcttaaatcattttacccatttttttctacaactaaaatatattttattaataagtttatattaataacTAGAAATTTATGATGAAGAAAAACACTAAACAAAATAACAGTAATATCATACTTTTTTGGCATAAGAAAAAGCCACTCCTGAATAAGCATAGCGATCTACAATCAAATTCACTCCAGAGTTAAGCAGTTGCAACATTTTGGgtctaaaaattgtaaataaatattaataatatacatacCACAAATAAGCATATACGTATTCAAATACTTATGGTTTTAATTTCGTTTCACTGTTTGTtccaaaacaaatcaaattgGTAATATCTCAAGCCTTATCATATAATTTtggtattataaaaatgatcacCAAACTATTAAGTTGCATGGAAAGTTCATGCCCCTCCTCATGCCACACACCCAGCAATAATCGATGCAAACTTTTTAGATGACTTTATATTAAGGCAGTTAGAAGACTATATTTATACAGTTAGGCTAAATTGACAGTGGTAATAGGTACTACTCCATTAATTAGTTAAGCACCACTCAGGGTGCcaagccaaattattcaacaaaaaataagcaccttttaagcactcaaaaaatatttttaagcactttaaaaaaataccataattaGGCAGGATTGGAAAGTTtgtgacaattgacggtttcaTCTTGTTTTAACCATCATGACGGAAAAAAACCaaaccttttggcattgtttttgacaattgtaaaaaatcacgaaattttgaatcatgtaaaatgaATAGTGTTTTCATATGCTGGGGACTGACAATACAATATGCCAAAATAGACTGgggttgaatagaacaatgtgaactttttttttttgcataattcatagagaaaatcaacatggtaaaggaaaaaatctcaatttgaaaaggggaaaattaagcaccttttaaaaacacccaataaaaaaagcacctttaaaggtttttaaaaaacaaaaataagcacctttaaacactttttaaaaatgctacacatCCTGCCActagaataaaaatagtttagcaACTATATTTACAGCCCTTGGAAGACGAATAgggctaaaaacatttttatgacaaGAAACTTCAATTGTGCAGATGCAAATAATTTACAAAGTCTTTGATTCAAGTTAAAGTTTctcttattgaaattttttgaaataggtaAAAATTGGAATAGATAGATTCAAACTTATTAAATGAAAGATCTGGGATTCATTCATATGTATATGAAAAtgtcatgaaataaaatgcttccAAAAATTCATggaaatagacaaaaaaaaaaaaaacttattacattATCTTTtcaaggaattaaaatattaaatatttttattccttgaaaagaattttaaaatattaaatatcaaatatttttaaatttttatattgattttgctagttaaattaatgtccatcataaataaatcattttataatcaatCATAATAATCAGtttatcataattaaatcattaattaattaaatcatatgattgaattaaaaataattgtaaattgaattaaaaataacaatatttaagtcTTAACTCTGAAAACTGGTTTTTGCCCAAGATGCAACACTTATTTCAattggagaagaaaaataatgttaattactttaactaagtatttaaaaaacatttgttaaatttgatttcaaaatatgaataaaaatatagcatacACTGCTTCCCATCTATTGGCAGAGAAAAGGAGATGAACTGCATGGTCTTCTATTTCTTCAGATCCAGTGAGATATTTGTTGATAATACCTCCAATAACAGTAGATCGATCTATAGAATAATAAGGATGAGTAACGGCGAATAAATAGTTGAACAAACATGCTCATAAGGCTTAGTTTATTATAAGCAAGATTTGAACTCAAAATAATACATTGAGAAGATCAAAGAGCTATAGGAATGAAAGAACAGTCAAATTAGGTAATTGACTCAAGGTTAGGtaattgaaaaaactttaaaaattacagaaaagttttattaagtCATAGTGCATTgtcacaaaaaaatatgagaatgaTTACATGTTATAGAAATAGACTTCTTTGATATTTATAGCCCAACACTGCTATCTATAAGGGCATATTTTGCGATCCTCTTAACTCAATCTTTGATTATAACAAACCTCAGTTGTTTTGAGCACTTGCTTTTCATACAGatattaacaaatattcatGATTTAGATATGGATATTGAATGTGTACTGTTCCTCGCTTGAATaggcataaaatatttcttgtgtAAAATAATGTACTACATATAAACTTTCACTGTTGTTCAACAAAACATGGTGCATTTTTTGTAGTCTATCGCTATGTAATACAAGAGTTTGTCAGTTTCATTAGTAATACTCATGAAAATGAAATCATTCtactactttaaattaaatcccTAATATTATTGAGTTGGGCTTGAATTTACAAGGTTCCATAAGTGAATATAACATCCTTAATTAACTGTGAACATCAATTCACttcaaaaaccatatttaaattgCCCATCAATGCTTACTATACAAATTTATCAAGATTGTTGATTCAAAGATTACAAcatataactgtaaatttttttattagggaGTGCACAATATGCAGCTGCAGGAAGAAATGCATTCATTTAATGGTtaatatatagtttgtctaaagtaaaaaCTCCTTCAGCCATACGTCTGGATCCGTGGTGGTGACTATGTTAttgaggtataactatttcaaataggggtgtggggtcacaGTTCAGGATAGGTTTTGGGCTGAGGCCAGCAAGAGAAAGgggatatttttcttcagtctATTGTGATAGCCCTAGAATGAAGAGACGCTACCCTCCCTTAAGTGCACtgttcttgtttccatagcaactgacggcctcagactttgtggcagGGGGAGTTCTCACTGTGGACAAACTATACAACCCCTTATCTTCCAAACAAAAATAGCTAAGCACTaaataacaagaataaaaaaaaaattatatctgtcTTTCAAACTACaatcaagtaatttttgaagaaaaaaaaagaaaaaagctgaaataataatttttaacttacaaaatgcaaattcaagaagttaaaattttcttatttttttatcttagaaagaaaagttcttgattattcttaatataaacaatctttattaagtattactcattagtttaaaatataaaactatgaaatatCGAGCAAAGCTCAATTGAGAAAAAACATATAGATTTGCAATGAtagattttaattgaaataaaatctattaaaacaaGTGAGATACCTGGAAACTGTAGTGTTTCTACTTTAATATCATCTTCTTTTAGAGCATCAGAGAGCAATTTAGTGTGTGTCGATTTTCCAACACGATCACAGCCTTCAAAGACAATCAGAGCACCTCTGCGAAGCATACCTAGGGCtgattaaatcaaaatacagCTTTTGTTcaatacgaatttttaaaaatagaaatgagcAAAAACTTGGAAAGATTTAAAGcagttttaagcattttttttaagggCAGCTGCCCTGCATGCCCTTTGATCCCAATAAATTCATCTTCTTTGcccttattataaaaataagctacaatcccttaaaaacactgtctttttattcatattccactttgaaaataattaatttgcctttgaaataattacacactggtaaaattatctgtgtttataggtttaatttagattaatattacaaatatttacttggTCATTATTATTCTCAAGTGGTTAAATTAAAGTGGTTactgattaaacttttttcaggagacattaataaactttcttaacgattttaaattttttaaacaaataccttttttgtaaaaacaatgcATATTTAGATGttcattttctcataattttcagtttaattataaaaaaaaaaaaatctttcaaaatcattatcaattaaccattttttgttagtttaccctttttgtaaagaaaaaataaatatgcacaCGGATTGCTTTTTATCAcgccattaattatttttataaactacaaatttttcttctgttttaattatgagagaaaattactttttgaaatatacttataatatagtataagagaattatttaaaaatttttgagaataaacTTTAGTCATTACAGAATACTAgaaatttggataaatttttactgtgctAAGTGTTTTACTGTTTTAAGCTTCTTTCAAAAATCCAAGAGCCCTTTTCAGAGAGGAAGCgccctttactttttttattccaaaggAGAACTCTGCTTAAAGATATACAtgtcttattttcattttaaaaagaagacgTTAATGtacattagttaaaaaaattcataactatgAATTATACAGCATAgcataattattagttttactttattctaaattatacattttgctATTGTCAACACATTAGAACAAATGAAATGACTTTCCATCTTTAACAAACGGAACTAcactatttttttgtacatttatttccaggggtctgtctaggtttttttgagaggtacctattttgtgaaaatttagacataatttgtgaaaaattaaaaattatattaagaaatcaacacagaaatatggatttatcgtttcttaagggatacaaaaataaaatttttagaaaaagtattttgtgaaactaccatttttcctaaaatggaatttgtgaaactaccgtttttcctaaagttgaatttgtgaaggtaccgctaaacggtagtaaattcagCCTGGACAGACCACTGGAAAGgtatctattttgtgaaaatttagacaaaatttgagaaaattaaaaattatattaaaaaatcaacacaaaaatacgGATTTATCGCTTCTTACgagacataaaaataaaattttaagaaaaagcattttgttaaactaccgtttttccaaaagttgaatttgtgaaaggACCGCTTAACGGTACCTTGTAAATTTGGCTTGGATAGACCCCTGATTTGAATCCTTACCTATTGCTAAAAGTCTTACTGCATTTAAAaccctttaaaatataataaaagatataaattataatctaagtctaaaaataaataacactagTATATCCCCAAATTTCCACTTATTATCcagtttaacttaaattataaatttatacagatgaaaaaaatagcttcaaaattttatttaattagaaaataataagaaataaaagtatacaCCAATAATTATTGCcatcatgataaaaatttattccttctgtaaattgttgttaaattaatttaaattccttgttaaatttaaaaaggcgagcgaagaaacaaatataaaaagattcCGATTCTTTCACAAACATGAATTTACATATTATCTTATCGATATTTATCACCGAAAAGTTTTCTTGGATTACATTTATAATAcaagaaaatatctaaatttaacaCTAACTTGGTTATCTACACATTAACGGAGTTCCCTATTAATTTTATCGCTCTCTATAGAAAGCTAAACgcatttcattaaatactttACCAACTATGATATAAAATCATTGTAAGtcagaattcattaaaataaaatatgttatgagtTTAATTAGGATACACGAAGGCTTGATTACAAATCAGTAACAATTCCAATTTGTATGCACATTTCTACAGAGACtgtcaaacaaaatttttttcagttgaatcagattttataattattgtacaaaaaaaaagatgaatttagaaaaaatagcaaaacgtaaaattttaacagaaagataaaataaacacagaaataccttttatattagattttctCAGCTTTCGCGGTTTTATAAACACTCAATCCATTCACATCACAAATGACTACAAACTGCCAAAAGCCGGTAACAAATTCCATATCGGAACAAAAAAGATATTACTGAGCTATAAgctacaaaaatattatcttaaaaacatCTGTAAGATTTCACGAGCTGTAAAATCGTGACTTACCGTGACTAAGGTGAATATAACtgttgatgatattttaaatttgctaattgCGTGTTttaacaaagcaatttttatagatttttttcttacatactATGAAGTCAAATTTTTCTGGCACTATGAAAATGCTGTGCTTTCAAGTTATTCTCGTTCTTTTTAATGCGATGAATTCTTTGGCGGTGTGGAATACAAATGATTATATCAAGCGTGAACATTCAGTTGTGAGGCCTTATCAAGCTTCTGGTGTTTCTATTCCATACTGGGATTTCAGTGGAAGTACGATGatcacaaataattatattcgaCTCACTCCCGATTTGCAAAGTAAATCCGGTGCTGTATGGAACAATATTCCCTGTACAGTCAGGAATTGGGAgcttcaaattcattttaaagtacatGGGAAAGGTAAAGATTTATATGGTGATGGAATGGCAATTTGGTATACGAAACAATCATTAGTAGCAGGACCAGTATTTGGAAATCAAGACTATTTCGATGGTCTTGGAATATTTCTTGATACCTATGCTAATCAAGGAGCCCATAGTCACGGGCATCCATATATATCTGCTATGGTGAATAACGGTACACTGCACTATGATCATGATAGAGATGGTACACATACTGAATTAGCCGGATGTGAATCTAAGTTTCGGAATTCCGAACACGATTCTCATTTGTCCATTCGATACGAGAGAGATGTTTTGACTGTTTCGACAGATGTAGAAGGTAAAAATGCGTGGAAGGAATGTTTTTCTGTCGAAGGTGTCAAACTACCGACCGGTTATTTTTTTGGAGGTACTGCAACGACTGGTGACTTGTCTGACAATCACGACATTATATCTATTCGTTTATATGAATTAGAAATTCCTGACTATAAAGACGAAGAAGATCGGTCAAAAATTTCTCCTAAAGCTTCGTTTTTTGCCCCTCCAAGAGATCACATTGATGATCAGCCTCCAGCAATGTCCGGATTCAAACTCTTCCTTATTATTGTATGTGTTCTTTTAGGAATATGTGTTTGCATTATAGGTGGTGTGATTGTTTTTCAGAGAAGTCAAGACAGATCTAAAAgactgtattaaaatttgtttaaagcaAGACTGTGTATTACGTTATGtattatttgtacatttatCATAGGATGTCCCTATCGTTGCCAATTTTATAcacataaagtattttattcttctatAAAATAGcgatttgaagtaaaatatatcatcTGTAATTTGTATCATCTTTTGATTTGTGTAAAAGCAGGTTGTGACAAAGgaaatgttttatatatgtGCTATCAACATATCAaatcttcctttttaaatagtgtaatttttatgttgtttttcttacttaattataaaaaaatatgtttaaagatgaaattaaaacctGATGTGCAAATGCAGTTCTCtgataaaaagtagaaaaagctaagtttaataaaaactatttctgagTGAAACTAAAAATCTTTTCAGTAATGACAATTACTcttaagctattttattttataatatattttgttttataatatatgttttatcttataaaaatctcatttataaTATAGGTAaccattttcattataattaatttctcattataaact from Parasteatoda tepidariorum isolate YZ-2023 chromosome 2, CAS_Ptep_4.0, whole genome shotgun sequence includes:
- the LOC107441575 gene encoding thymidylate kinase — encoded protein: MLRRGALIVFEGCDRVGKSTHTKLLSDALKEDDIKVETLQFPDRSTVIGGIINKYLTGSEEIEDHAVHLLFSANRWEAVPKMLQLLNSGVNLIVDRYAYSGVAFSYAKKGLSFSWCKQSDVGLPKPDLVLYLDLPSEAMAKRSGFGEERYEKGDFQNEVKKVYGLLREDNWKVISTDRELSEVQEEIKTLVKQTINNSARSTYDTLWTDNFETYV
- the LOC107441574 gene encoding vesicular integral-membrane protein VIP36; the protein is MKSNFSGTMKMLCFQVILVLFNAMNSLAVWNTNDYIKREHSVVRPYQASGVSIPYWDFSGSTMITNNYIRLTPDLQSKSGAVWNNIPCTVRNWELQIHFKVHGKGKDLYGDGMAIWYTKQSLVAGPVFGNQDYFDGLGIFLDTYANQGAHSHGHPYISAMVNNGTLHYDHDRDGTHTELAGCESKFRNSEHDSHLSIRYERDVLTVSTDVEGKNAWKECFSVEGVKLPTGYFFGGTATTGDLSDNHDIISIRLYELEIPDYKDEEDRSKISPKASFFAPPRDHIDDQPPAMSGFKLFLIIVCVLLGICVCIIGGVIVFQRSQDRSKRLY